In Chroicocephalus ridibundus chromosome 2, bChrRid1.1, whole genome shotgun sequence, the DNA window GAAAACAACCGATGAATGTTAATTTGCTTATTGCTTGTGTGTGCACCCCTGCCCCGAACTCTTTTGCACAGTAGTCTCAAAAGTGAAATTAAGTGTTGAACAACCATATAACTTCAATTTTAAGAAAGTTTGGaagctttaaataaataataaaggtgGAACTTGTGCACAACTAAGAAAGGCGGGTTTTTTCTTAGGTCTGTTATTGGGACTCTATATAaataatatacaatatatatgaAATGGTTTACAGTACAATTCTATATACTTACGTAAGATATAAGGGGTTTAAAATGGCTTGTTATAGAAGAAATTATGTTACTTCTTGTGAAGTGGTGGACTGCATACCAATGAACTGgtaatttttcctcaaaaaaggaATGTATGCTTACACATgcatgaaaaaaggaaatgttaataaATTTTCCATCAGAAGTACAGCTAATCAGAAGGAGagaaattgaaatttaaattgcTCTGAAAGGCACTGCCACGTATATCTGCTAGATTAAGTTTCTTATCTTTTTCATAATGCAATTTATCTTCATAGTTTTGTATTAAAAGTAGGTTCATTTGAATTGCAAATATCATTTAATCCCAAAATATTGactaaagtatttaattttacaGGACCAGGATTTAgcaaacaaagtgaaaaagaaggCTGGCGTTCCTCTCCTCTTTATTATTCAGAACACTATGGTGCTAGACAAACCTTCTCCTAAATCTTTGGCATTTGTTCAAAAGTTGCAGATGAATGAGCTTGTTCCAGAGCACCAAAAACAAAGCATCGTGCAGcttaaagaaagagaaggactAGCAAAGCAAGAaggtgaaaagagaagaaaacgtAAAAGGGCAGGTGGCCCCAATCCTCTCAGctgtctgaagaagaaaaaaaagaaaacacaggaggGTCAGGAGCCTtctgctgaaaagaagaaaagaagaaaaagaaagcgaAATAGGGTTAAAGGAGAAGCCGTGCAGTCAGTGCAGAAGAGTGAAGAAGAATAAACCCATCTTTGTAAACAGTGCAGGACTTGAACACTGTTTGGACTTgcaaaaagaaagattaatatGCACTCATGTGAAATCGAGTTGTTAatattaaaacttatttttataaggTAGTACTGCTTATTATTGCATCTCAACATTTGCAGGTTATTGTCCTAATAATTTATTCTATTGTGTAGTAAATGAACAACAGACATATCAGCTCACATGGAGTTTACAGAGTAATTTATGCTGTAAGGGACTTCTTGAGGGCATCCGGGCACTTTGCAATGCGAAGAGTTAACTTTTGTACTCAAACAATACAGATAAATGAGATACTTATGCTCTTTTAGATCAATTCCACATTCTGTAACAGAACAACCTCTCACCACAAGAGATGGAAGCAGCATGCAAAGGTGCTATACTCGAGatgaaagctttaattaaaaacagtcaCACTCATCGTGGTGTCATTCCTACATTGATTGCTAATAGTGAGTCCTGACGAGAAATTTAATAACTCCTCAAAATCCCTTAATGCAGCATATTTGTTTAATGTATATCACCTTTCTCAAGCTGTCATATTCCCTTTTCCTTCACTTATTTGGGTACGGTGCCATGTTAATGTGGTTTTGCCTCCCATCCCCCCTTAAATATTGCTTgtatttcttccccctcccccagcccgccCACAGAAAGCACTGCTGTAAGTAGAGcttggggcaggcagcagagatgGTTCATCTTCAAAATCTCATTCTGAGTCAAAAGTATATTAAAACCCAGTAACTTtactaaaaataccatttttaaaaatcgAGCAGAAAAGACGCACTAATTATTTACAATAGTCCCTTTCAGTGCATTGAAACAGAGCTCAAACATACCTTTTTTTGAAGACTATAGACAGACAAAAACAtaattactgcaaaaaaaaaaagattattctaaCAGTCCTCTAATGGCTCCCACCTTGAGGAACTGAAAACAATATTTATCTGTGTTTCCTTAGCATTTTGTTAACACAAACTGAGTCATGGTGTTGCCGTTGGGCagaactggaaggaaaagggagtgaGCTCTTCATGGAAAAGCCATAAGATTTGTCTGTGGGGTAGCAGCAGCTCTTCTTCAGCCAGGTAAGTAACTCACCTTTCACGTTCGGAAGAGAGCTCCTGCCCAGGCAACACCAGtttgaaatttgaaaagaaaacccaccctAGTTTCTAAGTAAAATAATTCCGCCAGTCCAAAGCTGCCGGGCTGTGTTTATAGAGGTGAGTGGGGAGCGGTAGGAGCCCCCTGTGACGCCCAGCCCCAGTGAATGGGGAGCGATGGCAGCAGCCTGTGACACCCGTCCCCGCTGGCAGGGGCTAGCTCTCCAGGCTGGTCTCTGTCCGTGCCCACCGGCGCGGCTGCCTGCCCACGGCCCTCTGCGGGTGCTCCCTGGCCGCACTGCTGCTGCGTGCCAGGGTCTGGTGGAGGTTTGGCTGGTCCAGGCTAGAAACCATGTTGGGGTCCCTCTAATCCAGCACTGGGAGCATCACTAGACATTGGTTAAAACGCCGCAGTGGAAATACCTGCAGAGCTGACTCTGCTGCTGTAGGTGTTCAACTCCACGTTCTGCCCAAAGCCGTGGTGGCCAGTCCCACTCCCCTATTTATCAATAAATCCTCTGGAGATCTGGCCACATCTCTAGTATAGATGGGGTTCCCAAAGTGATTTTTTCTAATAAAGTTTAGGATCGTTTTGCTGTTTgtggcttgttttggttttgaaactaCATAAAGCCAGAGGTAAATTAAAAGGAGCTTGAGCGAGAACTTCTTTGGGGCTATTGATTTCCTCCTTTCTCAGACAGGATAAATGTATACCCCGAATCCTATGCAGTACCtcactaaatcttttttttctaaaggggAAATAACCCATGTTGTACAGCACAACGTATGCTACGTCTATAGAGTAATAGAAGAAGCAAACAATAATGCTTCAGCCGCAGTCTGTAGGGCATTAATACTGAATTTGGGACAGAGTCTCATCTACCAGCAGCAGAAGATATTTACCCAGACTGCCTGCCAGTTCCATTGGCTGGATTAATACGTTGGTGTGATCCGGTATTGCACAATAAATCACTCCCTGAGCATCTGTTAACGACACTAAATAGATGAGTTAATTAGAAGCTTCTGGAACCTGGGATGTTTATGAATCATTAAAGTAAATATGAATATGGTATGACTGGAAGAATAAATACATTCTGGTGGTGAAAGGAAAATAGGATGTCCAGAGCAGTCCTGCTCATTTGTTTTCAGCTACGCTGATACGGTGCAAATGACTTCTCCATCAGCTTTAGAGTGTTCCTGGGGTTTCTTGAACATGTTCTGTCAGGTGCAAGATGAAGAACATCAGAACAATACCGTTATTTATACTCATTGCATCCTTCATATAGAAGCTTCACAAGCAGCTACTGTACATTTCGTACCTCTGTGTGGGCGTAATATCTCACACAGGGAGCAGCCTGAGATACGGGGAATGAACAAATAAGAGCCCCAGCAGGTGTTATCATTTACAATCTCagggagaaagattgcaggggtACCGAGAGAGAATGACAGAAAGCAAAAGTTTTCATACCCAGAGAGtcgggaaagagagagagaatgcaCCTTGTGATTTAGGAACAGCCTAAATAACGCCAGGGGAGGGGGTTGTGATGTGTTTCTGGTAATTATTATGTCTGCGCACTCTGCGCCCCAAATTTGCCCAGGAGAGCTCAGCCGTCTGCCCACAGAAGCAGTCATTTTGCCAAAGTTGCTTTGGCTTGTTACAGGCTGGGCTCTCTCGGGGGGACttcatttttctggtttcttctcCGGAGGCTGAGAGGGAGAGCAAGCAGCTGCGCTCTCTCTATGGATACAGGGAAACAACCGAGCTGTTAACATGGGTCCAACCAAAAACAACCCAGAGCCGAGagctgggaggaagaaaagagacagcACATTAGTCACTGGGATTTAAAAGAAaccaaggaagagagaaaaatatatatgaggGTTTCTGGGTGTTAACTCGGGGAACGAATTGGTCAGTAGTGAAATATGAACCAGGAATGGTTTAGTGGTCAAGGAGAGTAGGGAACATAGCAATAAAccataaacaaataataataaaaaaatctttctaattcCCTCAAGAAAACTTCATTGCCTTTTCTGACTCAGTTTCTGCCTTTCCAAACCAGGGAGCTGGACTGACTTACCCGCTCGCAGACCCTGCCGTGGCAGCCCGAGACTTCCCGCAGAACGCAGGTCTCACGGTGCCGAACTCTCCCTGTCCTTACGGCTTTTCAGCATTACACACTTTGCAGCGCTGGCAGGTTTGCGGCCAAATCCTTCTGTAGAGCTCGCCTGACATTGCACATGGCTCGCTGCCCAGCATGCAGATATTACATCCAGGAGCAACCTTACTCATGCCATTATTGATAGGGTGAATCCACCTAGTTAATTGCTCCTGAGAGTACCCGCAGCAATAGCCTGGGATAGACCGAGGCTCTTCTGGCAGTGGAAATCATGACCCAAAGTgtggtatgggtttttttttaagtctaatCTCCTTCCAGGAACTCGGTAGGGGACTTTAAAGCTTCTCGTTGCAGCCTTGACTTCTAGTTGATCCAGAATGATCTTTTTGCCATGTTCATTCCGCTGGGGCCAAAGACGCTACTGATTTGACTCTTTGGGGCGGTTATTCTTTCAGACTGTCTCGGAGAAACACTgaggaaatttttcactttgTGAATTGGCACCCGTTTCGACAGGCAGGTtttcagaaaaaatgaagagagcAGTTTTCTAGAATTCCTggctccctctttcctcccctgaCCTCTCTGTCAGCTTCCAAGAATACAAGCAGGGCTGCTCCCGGATGGTCCAAAAATCTGTCTAGCCCAGCATCGCGCCTCCAATAGTGGCTGAAAGCTGTTCCTTAGGAATAGGATGAAAATAGAtaaaacttttttggttttgttacttcCCCAGGTGGCTTTCCAACTTTCTGTCACTTTGTTAGGGAGTTTCTGACCCAGGaaaaaaattttggttttaacaGCACACAATGACTTTCTGTTTCACTAATTTGTCCAGTCTCTCGAGACCGTGTAAAATTTAAGCCTCTAATTTTGTGCAGTAAGGAGTTGCACAACTTGAACACCtcttaagaaaaatactttcacgTGTCTGTTTCAAATGCACAACCTACCAGCTAGCCCTTGTAATGGATGAAACATGAAGCAGTCATTCCTCAGTCACCCTTCCCATGCCACTCGTGACCGCATAGACCTCTGTGATATTTCTCCTCATTCATCTCTTTCCCATGTTGAAGTGTCCTCTGCGTCACAAACAGCAGCACCTAACAGGAGACAGATTTCAACTTAAGCCCACTTGGGAAGACCAGAGTGTCCCTGCTTTCTGCTGGATGTTCTTCGAGGAAGAGCATGGACGAGAAGAGTTTTGTGAGAAAAGGCGCAGGACAGGATCTCTGCATTCAGCTCTTGGTTTGCCACCGACGCCTTGGGTGCCTGAGCTGAATGCCATTGCCTTGGATGTGTCCTAGCTTCTCACCTGTGGAATGATGGTGTAAATATTTCCCTGAGCTCTCAAGCTCCTCAGAGGTTGGGATCACTAGCATGCAGAAATCAACTGGCTACTGTGCTGACACTATTGTAAAAGCCCAGTCTTCACCCAATACACAGTAAATCCTAAATAAAACCCAGCCATACATAAGACTTACGGTTGTAAACCTGTACCCTACAATTAAGATGTAAATGATAATttgaatcatagaacagcccaggttggaagagacctcaaaagatcatctggtccagcctctaatgggaaagggagcctagatgagataaTCAATCACCCTGTCcaattgcattttgaaaacctccagtgatggagactccaccatgtacctggggaggttgttccagagAATGATTGttctcagtgtaaaaaatttctttcttatgttggtatgaaacctctcctggtgcaactggtatctgttgccccttgtcttcttcatgtggctccttgtgaagagagagcctctaTCCTGtttgtagctgccctttaagtacaggaatactgtgatgaggtcccctctgggccttcacttctccagggagaaaagacctaaTTCCTTCAGTCTTCCttcacagggcaggttctccagcccttttgTCATTTTGGTGGTCCCCCCCTTGGAACCTCTCCAGTCTGTTCGTGCATTTCTTGAATTGTGAGGACAagaactggatacagtactccaggtgtggcctgacaaatGCTGAGTAGAGCGGGATGATCATGTCTCTCTCTCTGCTATTAGTGCCCCTGTGGATGCAGTCCGGGATCTGATTTGCCTTCATTGCTGCAGGGATcactgctgactcatggtcagcttgttgtccaccaggacccccaggtccctttcagtgatgctgctccccagccacacagatccTAGCCAGTACTGAGCGTTTTGCTTATGTcatcccagctgcaggaccttgcacttgtctttgttaaatttcatatagTTCttgctagcccactcttccagcctgtccaggtctctctgtaagatggctctcccttctgacgTGTTCACCTCAACACCCAGtctagtgtcatcagcaaacttggtgagggtgcttTCAGTCCCATCACCTAGATCATTTATGAGGATGTTGAAGAGCATGGGGCCCAGTATCAGTCCCTGGGGGACTCCACCTGTGCcaggctgccagcctgagtaGAAACCATTGATCACCACCCTCTAAGTTCAGCCTGTTAGCCAATTCCCTACCCATCTCACAGACCACCCAGCCAAGCTGTACCTTTCCAGTTTGTCCAGAAGGcggctgtgggaaatggtgttgaACATTTTGCTGAAGTCCCGGTGAACATCCACTGCTTTCCCATGTTAAGAGAAGATGTTATTTTGTTGTCGAAGGCAATCAGGCTAGTGTGGCATCGTTTGCCATTGGTAAATCTGTGTTAACTTTTCCCAATCACCTGCTTCATTTGATTAGCGACATTTTCTAGGAGGACTTGTTCCGTTACTTTCCTGGGAACTGAAGTAAGACTAGTGGGCCTGTCGTTTCTTAGGTCTTCTTTTgggcctttcttgtagatgggtacGACATTTGCCCTCTTGCAGTCATCAGGGACATCCCCTGATCTCCGTAACTTTTCAGTTATAGACAGTGGCCTTGCACTGGAAGTACCTGGTTTCGCTGCCCTGTTTAGCAATGGCCCTACATCTTCGCTGTGCTTCTGCTTACTGCTCATGTATCTGAAGAACCTTTTCTTGTTCTTGACATCTTTGCCCAATTTCAGTTCTAGACAAGCCTCAGCCTTCCTGACTGCATCTCTGCATGCCCTAGCAAGATTCTTGTAGTCCTCGATGGCTATTTGGCTGCCTTTCCATAGCTAGAATCTTCTCCCAAGTCCTGTGACTTTTAGACCTCACTACTCAGTATCCACAGTGTGTT includes these proteins:
- the UTP23 gene encoding rRNA-processing protein UTP23 homolog, coding for MKLKRQKHAKKNMGFYKHNFHIREPFQVLLDGTFCQAALRNKIQIREQLPGYLGGATQLCTTRCVLKELESLGKALYGAKLIAQRFEVRNCSHHKDPVSGSVCLLSMIEEGNPHHFFIATQDQDLANKVKKKAGVPLLFIIQNTMVLDKPSPKSLAFVQKLQMNELVPEHQKQSIVQLKEREGLAKQEGEKRRKRKRAGGPNPLSCLKKKKKKTQEGQEPSAEKKKRRKRKRNRVKGEAVQSVQKSEEE